In a genomic window of Myxococcus fulvus:
- a CDS encoding LysR family transcriptional regulator, whose amino-acid sequence MHTARRKARAPRRPRAPRTPAPSPPAKPDLDLANINLNLAVALDALLTEGNVTRAAARVGITQSAMSHALRQLRELLGDALLIRGRGGMVRTPRAEQLAAPLHRGLLEVQRALRNESVFDPKASSRRFILATTDYFASALLPSLLELMDTEAPLVDLVVRPLVIPQIEAQLESGELDLVVGAYPEPSPVLRQQKLFTEHFVCVVRRDNSVVKQRLDLETFLRLPHVLMSPRGEGVGSVDIALEKLGRTRRIGVRLPYFLTAALAVTRTNHVLTAPRRLAELFVEPGNLRILPPPVELAPFDVLQVWHERFDDDPAHRWLRGMMLRAAAAPRSSR is encoded by the coding sequence ATGCATACCGCCCGCCGCAAGGCCCGCGCCCCCAGACGGCCCCGTGCCCCCCGCACCCCCGCGCCGAGCCCGCCCGCGAAGCCCGACCTGGACCTGGCGAACATCAACCTCAACCTCGCGGTGGCGCTCGACGCCCTGCTCACCGAAGGCAACGTCACCCGCGCCGCGGCCCGCGTGGGCATCACCCAGTCCGCGATGAGCCACGCGCTCAGGCAGCTGCGCGAGCTGCTCGGGGACGCGCTCCTCATCCGGGGCCGTGGAGGGATGGTGCGCACGCCTCGCGCCGAGCAGCTCGCCGCGCCGCTGCACCGCGGCCTGCTCGAGGTCCAGCGCGCCCTGCGCAACGAGTCCGTCTTCGACCCCAAGGCCTCCTCGCGGCGCTTCATCCTCGCCACGACGGACTACTTCGCCTCCGCGCTGCTCCCGTCCCTCCTGGAGCTGATGGACACCGAGGCCCCCCTGGTGGACCTGGTGGTGCGCCCCCTCGTCATCCCCCAAATCGAGGCCCAGCTGGAGAGCGGCGAGCTGGACCTGGTCGTCGGCGCCTACCCGGAGCCGTCCCCCGTCCTGCGCCAGCAAAAACTGTTTACCGAGCACTTCGTCTGCGTCGTGCGCCGCGACAACTCCGTGGTGAAGCAACGGTTGGACCTGGAAACATTCCTGCGGCTGCCACACGTGTTGATGAGCCCGCGCGGCGAGGGCGTGGGCTCGGTGGACATCGCGCTGGAGAAGCTGGGTCGCACGCGACGCATCGGCGTGCGGCTGCCGTACTTCCTCACCGCGGCGCTGGCGGTGACTCGCACCAACCACGTGCTCACCGCCCCTCGCCGGCTCGCCGAGCTGTTCGTCGAGCCAGGCAACCTCCGCATCCTCCCTCCCCCCGTGGAGCTCGCTCCGTTCGACGTCCTCCAGGTCTGGCACGAGCGTTTCGACGACGACCCGGCCCACCGGTGGCTCCGGGGGATGATGCTCCGCGCCGCCGCCGCACCGCGTAGCAGCCGCTAA
- a CDS encoding acetyltransferase codes for MPIIVRPFLPTDTDALVDIWSRAVRQTHDFLSDADFEDIHRKLGPVYLPAVEVHVACEDARPVAFIGMSGHHVEMLFVDPLVMGGGLGRRLLAHVARRGPLTVDVNEQNPRAVGFYLHCGFAQTGRSPTDGEGRPYPLLHLAMPRPVTS; via the coding sequence GTGCCCATCATCGTTCGTCCCTTCCTCCCCACCGACACGGATGCGCTCGTGGATATCTGGAGCCGCGCGGTCCGCCAGACGCACGACTTCCTGAGTGACGCGGACTTCGAGGACATCCACCGCAAGCTCGGCCCCGTCTATCTCCCCGCCGTCGAGGTGCACGTCGCCTGTGAGGACGCGCGGCCCGTGGCCTTCATCGGCATGAGCGGACACCACGTGGAGATGCTGTTCGTGGACCCCTTGGTCATGGGCGGCGGACTGGGACGACGACTCCTCGCCCACGTGGCCCGCCGCGGCCCGCTCACCGTGGACGTCAACGAGCAGAACCCCCGCGCCGTGGGCTTCTACCTCCACTGCGGCTTCGCCCAGACCGGCCGCAGCCCCACCGACGGCGAGGGCCGGCCCTATCCGCTCCTCCACCTGGCCATGCCCCGGCCCGTGACGTCGTAA
- a CDS encoding alpha/beta fold hydrolase — protein MSEALQLDDWGGTGPVLHLAHANGFPPGTYRQLIERLKPRFHVVTVRSRCLVPGSDPLSMRDWNDMADDLIGALRAAKLEGIVGVGHSMGGVATLLASVKDPSLFRAVVTLDPVLFSGMRKLVLDVLTLLGQRSRVPPASLARRRRAHWPTRELAFTVYRKKPLFAAFDEACFQDYVTYGLTEAPEGGFRLTIPREWEARVFETTPKGLWESLRSISVPTLIVRGQRTRTLAASAFAKARRVIPGVRLEDAPGGHLFPLEDPADCARRILAFLDSLEAPGEPLRQVR, from the coding sequence ATGAGCGAGGCCCTTCAACTGGATGACTGGGGCGGCACCGGCCCCGTGCTGCACCTGGCACACGCCAACGGATTTCCTCCTGGCACCTACCGCCAGCTCATCGAGCGGCTGAAGCCTCGCTTCCACGTCGTCACGGTGCGCTCGCGGTGCCTCGTCCCCGGCTCGGACCCGCTGTCGATGCGGGACTGGAACGACATGGCGGACGACCTCATCGGAGCGCTCCGCGCCGCGAAGCTGGAGGGCATCGTCGGAGTGGGACACAGCATGGGCGGCGTGGCGACGTTGCTCGCCTCCGTGAAGGACCCGAGCCTCTTTCGCGCCGTCGTCACCCTGGACCCCGTGTTGTTCTCCGGGATGCGCAAGCTGGTGCTGGACGTGCTGACGCTGCTCGGACAGCGAAGCCGTGTGCCTCCCGCGAGCCTGGCGCGCCGCCGCCGTGCGCACTGGCCCACGCGTGAGCTGGCCTTCACCGTCTATCGCAAGAAGCCGCTGTTCGCGGCCTTCGACGAGGCGTGCTTCCAGGACTACGTGACGTACGGGCTCACGGAGGCGCCCGAGGGTGGCTTCCGGTTGACCATCCCTCGCGAGTGGGAGGCCCGCGTCTTCGAGACGACGCCGAAGGGCCTGTGGGAGTCATTGCGCTCCATCTCCGTGCCCACGCTCATCGTTCGCGGGCAGCGCACGCGCACGTTGGCCGCCTCGGCCTTCGCCAAGGCCCGGCGGGTCATCCCGGGCGTGCGACTGGAGGACGCTCCGGGCGGGCACCTGTTCCCGCTGGAGGACCCGGCGGACTGTGCCCGGCGCATCCTCGCGTTCCTGGACTCGCTCGAGGCTCCTGGCGAGCCGCTGCGTCAGGTGCGTTAG
- a CDS encoding DUF2378 family protein: protein MTSSEKLIFTQTVEALFLRALENRLTPACREHLRRAGLDLEQKLERTYTLEQWKEFLRIAAGHVYGGVPAEAAYYSLGERFMDAYFGTFFGRALLGVVRLAGPRRMLLRAGMGFRAGNNFSVVEIVERSPTFLELRMNDVLADLPTFSAGLLARAVELCGGFRVVVLPEEFDGTASTFHIRWAEVTAEAAMPPPEDGSAGASRPRA from the coding sequence ATGACTTCTTCCGAGAAGCTGATTTTCACGCAAACCGTGGAAGCGCTCTTCCTTCGCGCTCTCGAGAACCGGCTCACGCCCGCGTGCCGCGAGCACCTGCGTCGTGCGGGGCTGGACCTCGAGCAGAAGCTGGAGCGGACCTACACGCTGGAGCAATGGAAGGAGTTCCTTCGCATCGCCGCGGGTCACGTCTACGGCGGAGTTCCCGCCGAGGCCGCGTACTACTCGCTGGGCGAGCGCTTCATGGACGCCTACTTCGGGACCTTCTTCGGTCGCGCGCTCCTGGGCGTCGTGCGGCTCGCCGGTCCCCGGAGGATGCTGCTGCGGGCGGGGATGGGCTTTCGCGCCGGCAACAACTTCAGTGTGGTCGAAATCGTCGAGCGCAGCCCCACTTTCCTGGAGCTGCGGATGAACGACGTGCTGGCGGACCTGCCCACGTTCTCCGCGGGGCTCCTGGCCCGGGCGGTGGAGCTGTGTGGTGGCTTCCGCGTGGTGGTGCTGCCGGAGGAGTTCGACGGCACGGCGTCGACGTTCCACATCCGCTGGGCGGAGGTGACGGCGGAGGCGGCCATGCCTCCTCCCGAGGATGGTTCGGCGGGCGCGTCGCGTCCTCGCGCCTGA
- a CDS encoding OmpA family protein has protein sequence MTPNPDTDLHPIRLEPVYFELDSTTLRPEFRDTLTQLADDLRQRPQAKVSITGHTCALGTTEYNLALGQRRASVVRDYLRRLGVEPSRLSTLSYGEERPLSASELEKNRRAEFQASGGYLN, from the coding sequence ATGACCCCGAATCCCGACACGGACCTGCATCCCATCCGCCTGGAGCCCGTCTACTTCGAGCTCGACTCGACGACGCTGCGCCCGGAGTTCCGCGACACGCTGACGCAGCTGGCGGACGACCTGCGCCAGCGGCCGCAGGCGAAGGTGAGCATCACCGGGCACACCTGTGCGCTGGGGACCACGGAGTACAACCTGGCGCTCGGTCAGCGTCGGGCCTCGGTGGTGCGCGACTACCTGCGCCGGCTGGGCGTGGAGCCTTCCCGGCTGTCCACCCTGTCCTACGGCGAGGAGCGGCCGCTCTCCGCCTCCGAGCTGGAGAAGAACCGCCGCGCGGAGTTCCAGGCCTCCGGCGGCTACCTGAACTGA
- a CDS encoding two-component system sensor histidine kinase NtrB: MRLSLLPVLLLCTALTGVIGGAVYFIQRDRQALVDQFARERQAQLREAARGVSEALEDVGEDLRFTAELLSQPGSPEEHRRELRALLEAVGQYKAIVVFGPEGDERLRLLDRRTGESIARQYPAQALTLTAKSALEGPEGHIASSPPLSGDVSGWLRAFATALPEDSPGGGGAVVVLVDAEPLFAPLKLLTAESDTNLLLLGAHGTPTALSAPMLAARYQQLGTGAQDTPGLALLASRLREGEAGSLVIDRAEAMVLGLGDAEVVASFAPVGMKNGALWPLASLSSTRGLRSHERSLVLRLSFAAFLFSSFLIAFGVYVVLARSRAVALQESLRHASRLAHLHDKTQKILDHIPTGVLALSTSGRITSANQALSSRMPKDVVGATLAAAFPQAHAPVIQRLEELVNAAGQDNRVRSLHAEPLRLFESEGQYNVHAVPLEPHQPDVRTLLVLEDLSNLRALEGQLLRAEKLATVGVLAAGIAHEIGTPLGIIRGRAEYVQDKLGPEHPQSPGVGAIVEQIDRVSRTIRQLLDFSRLQPAESRAVTLGPLVRSVQELLRVEAERRHVDLKWEVSQPLPALAADADQLQQVLVNLVLNACDACEPGGQVRLTATPGEADASGAWGRVCITIEDNGCGIAPRHLHQVFDPFFTTKKRGLGTGLGLTMVAHIVRNHGGRIELDSAPGQGTRVMLQWPAAAPAREEQHVG, from the coding sequence ATGCGCCTCTCCCTCCTGCCCGTCCTGTTGTTGTGCACGGCGCTCACCGGCGTCATCGGCGGAGCCGTGTATTTCATCCAGCGGGACAGGCAGGCGCTGGTGGACCAGTTCGCCCGGGAGCGGCAGGCCCAGCTGCGCGAGGCCGCGCGCGGAGTGTCCGAGGCCCTGGAGGACGTGGGGGAGGACCTGCGCTTCACCGCCGAGCTGCTCTCCCAGCCGGGCTCGCCCGAGGAGCACCGCCGGGAGCTGCGCGCGCTGCTGGAGGCCGTGGGCCAGTACAAGGCCATCGTCGTCTTCGGTCCCGAGGGCGACGAGCGCCTGCGCCTGTTGGACCGGCGCACCGGTGAGTCCATCGCCCGGCAGTACCCCGCCCAGGCGCTGACCCTCACGGCGAAGAGCGCGCTCGAGGGGCCCGAGGGCCACATCGCGTCCTCGCCGCCGTTGAGCGGGGATGTGTCCGGGTGGCTGCGGGCCTTCGCCACCGCGCTGCCGGAGGACTCGCCGGGGGGTGGTGGCGCGGTGGTGGTGCTGGTGGACGCCGAGCCCCTCTTCGCGCCGCTCAAGCTGCTCACCGCGGAGAGCGACACGAACCTCCTGCTCCTGGGCGCGCACGGCACGCCCACCGCGCTGAGCGCGCCGATGCTGGCGGCCCGCTACCAGCAGCTCGGAACTGGAGCGCAGGACACGCCGGGGCTGGCGCTCCTGGCCTCGCGCCTGCGCGAGGGTGAGGCGGGCTCGCTCGTCATCGACCGCGCCGAGGCGATGGTGCTGGGGCTGGGCGACGCGGAGGTGGTGGCGAGCTTCGCGCCGGTGGGCATGAAGAACGGCGCGCTGTGGCCGCTGGCGTCGCTGTCCTCCACGCGCGGGCTGCGCTCGCACGAGCGGAGCCTGGTGCTGCGGCTGTCGTTCGCGGCCTTCCTGTTCTCGTCGTTCCTCATCGCCTTCGGCGTGTACGTGGTGCTGGCGCGAAGCCGCGCGGTGGCGCTCCAGGAGAGCCTGCGGCACGCCAGCCGCCTGGCCCACCTGCACGACAAGACGCAGAAGATCCTCGACCACATCCCCACGGGCGTGCTGGCGCTGTCCACGTCGGGCCGCATCACCTCCGCCAACCAGGCGCTCAGCTCGCGGATGCCGAAGGACGTGGTGGGCGCCACGCTCGCCGCGGCGTTCCCCCAGGCCCACGCGCCCGTCATCCAGCGACTGGAGGAGCTGGTCAACGCCGCGGGCCAGGACAACCGCGTGCGCAGCCTGCACGCCGAGCCGCTGCGCCTGTTCGAGTCGGAGGGCCAGTACAACGTCCACGCGGTGCCGCTGGAGCCGCACCAGCCCGACGTGCGCACGCTGCTGGTGCTGGAGGACCTGAGCAACCTGCGCGCGCTGGAGGGGCAGCTCTTGCGCGCGGAGAAGCTCGCCACCGTGGGCGTGCTCGCGGCGGGAATCGCGCATGAAATCGGCACCCCGCTGGGCATCATCCGCGGCCGGGCCGAGTACGTGCAGGACAAGCTGGGCCCGGAGCACCCGCAGTCCCCGGGCGTGGGCGCCATCGTCGAGCAGATCGACCGCGTCAGCCGCACCATCCGCCAGCTGCTGGACTTCTCGCGGCTGCAGCCCGCCGAGTCGCGCGCGGTGACGTTGGGGCCGCTCGTCCGGAGCGTGCAGGAGCTGTTGCGCGTCGAGGCGGAGCGGCGCCACGTCGATTTGAAGTGGGAGGTGTCCCAGCCCCTGCCCGCGCTGGCGGCGGACGCGGACCAGCTCCAGCAGGTCCTGGTGAACCTGGTGCTCAACGCGTGCGACGCGTGCGAGCCCGGAGGCCAGGTGCGGCTGACGGCGACGCCGGGCGAGGCGGACGCGTCCGGCGCGTGGGGGCGCGTGTGCATCACCATCGAGGACAATGGGTGCGGCATCGCCCCCAGGCACCTGCACCAGGTCTTCGACCCATTCTTCACCACCAAGAAGCGCGGCCTGGGCACGGGCCTGGGACTCACCATGGTGGCGCACATCGTGCGCAACCACGGTGGACGCATCGAGCTGGACAGCGCGCCCGGTCAAGGCACGCGAGTGATGCTGCAGTGGCCCGCCGCGGCCCCCGCGCGAGAGGAGCAACATGTCGGTTAG
- a CDS encoding DUF1622 domain-containing protein, which yields MDELINEAWLHGAVTLLVRLVEVAAALVIFTGAAIGFVRFILAAAQKERTESFTRIRLTLGRFLALGLEFQLGADLLRTAVAPTWEQIGQVAAVAAIRTALNYFLGREIRDEQRQDALARAARTSSEEAPPREQPPLRRPQGADPTTHPPH from the coding sequence ATGGACGAGCTCATCAACGAAGCCTGGCTGCACGGCGCGGTGACGCTGCTGGTGCGACTGGTGGAGGTCGCCGCCGCGCTCGTCATCTTCACCGGCGCCGCCATCGGCTTCGTGCGCTTCATCCTGGCCGCCGCCCAGAAGGAGCGCACCGAGTCCTTCACCCGCATCCGCCTCACCCTCGGCCGATTCCTCGCGCTGGGCCTGGAGTTCCAGCTCGGCGCGGACCTGCTGCGCACGGCCGTCGCGCCCACGTGGGAGCAGATTGGTCAGGTCGCCGCGGTGGCCGCCATCAGGACCGCCCTCAACTACTTCCTCGGCCGGGAGATTCGCGACGAGCAGCGACAGGACGCACTCGCGCGGGCGGCCCGCACCTCCTCGGAAGAGGCGCCCCCGCGAGAGCAGCCTCCCCTCCGGCGACCTCAGGGAGCGGACCCCACGACCCACCCGCCCCACTGA
- a CDS encoding DUF3014 domain-containing protein, translating to MDGNGGDVVGKLERGALWGWGLVILVAAVLAGAGVWHGLLHGAPDTPAAPLPVAQAPRSLDRGPDTPLPPATEIDALLRSRLAGASSQREFGVWLREADLLRRFVAVVSNMASGESPRAVVGFLAPSGDFQVRTHEGRTHIAKRTYGRHDAVGRVVGSLDSTLLVDTYREVRRLAERLHQESAPPGSSFESTLQRAFEQVLAVPVLDGDVEVMARGALYVYADPALEALTPAQKHLLRMGPANLRLIQGKVREVSQKLNQQASRP from the coding sequence ATGGACGGCAATGGCGGTGATGTGGTGGGGAAGCTCGAGCGTGGCGCGCTCTGGGGTTGGGGCCTGGTGATTCTGGTGGCGGCGGTGCTCGCGGGGGCTGGGGTGTGGCACGGCCTGCTGCATGGCGCACCGGACACGCCCGCCGCGCCGCTGCCCGTCGCCCAGGCCCCCAGGTCGTTGGACCGGGGCCCGGACACGCCGCTGCCTCCCGCGACGGAAATCGACGCACTCCTGCGCTCGCGGCTGGCGGGGGCCTCGTCCCAGCGCGAGTTCGGGGTGTGGCTGCGCGAGGCGGACCTGCTGCGCCGCTTCGTCGCCGTGGTGTCGAACATGGCCAGCGGCGAGAGTCCCCGCGCGGTGGTGGGCTTCCTGGCTCCGTCCGGTGACTTCCAGGTCCGCACCCACGAGGGGCGCACGCACATCGCGAAGCGGACGTACGGCCGCCATGACGCGGTGGGCCGGGTGGTGGGCAGCCTGGACTCGACGCTGCTGGTGGACACGTACCGCGAGGTGCGGCGGCTGGCCGAGCGCCTCCACCAGGAGAGCGCGCCGCCGGGCAGCTCCTTCGAGTCCACGCTCCAGCGCGCCTTCGAGCAGGTGCTCGCGGTGCCGGTGCTCGACGGCGACGTGGAGGTGATGGCCCGGGGCGCGCTGTACGTGTACGCGGACCCGGCGCTGGAGGCGCTCACGCCCGCGCAGAAGCACCTGCTGCGGATGGGCCCCGCGAACCTGCGCCTCATCCAGGGCAAGGTCCGCGAGGTGTCACAGAAGCTCAACCAGCAGGCCTCGAGGCCCTGA
- a CDS encoding NmrA family NAD(P)-binding protein — translation MSIVINTPNGNIGRPLAHALLDAGQQLTLISRDARKVEDLVKRGAKVVEGSTDDAAVLDKAFAGASAVFWLTPPATRPDFLDWAEATARVAAGKAKQHGVKRVVVLSSIGAQTGRGTGPVGALLAVEESFKAAVADVTILRPGYFMENLLQSLPTLASAGSLFVPIPLTRALPMVAVADIARKAADVLLDAGWKGSRIIGVHGPAHLSYADVARILTEVSGKPVSAVQISIDDFRKAMMGYGLPDFLVGLLAEMYQAVGEGRMDPAEPRSAETTTSTTLAQWAKAVLVPAVEQARAAA, via the coding sequence ATGAGCATCGTCATCAACACCCCGAATGGAAACATTGGCCGTCCCCTCGCGCACGCGCTGCTCGACGCGGGCCAGCAGCTCACGCTCATCAGCCGGGACGCGCGCAAGGTGGAGGACCTGGTCAAGCGCGGCGCGAAGGTGGTGGAGGGCTCCACGGATGACGCGGCGGTGCTGGACAAGGCCTTCGCGGGAGCGAGCGCCGTCTTCTGGCTGACGCCCCCGGCGACGCGGCCGGACTTCCTCGACTGGGCCGAGGCGACGGCGCGGGTGGCGGCGGGCAAGGCGAAGCAGCACGGCGTGAAGCGGGTGGTGGTGTTGTCGAGCATCGGCGCGCAGACGGGGCGGGGCACGGGCCCGGTGGGTGCGCTCCTGGCGGTGGAGGAGTCGTTCAAGGCCGCGGTCGCGGACGTCACCATCCTGCGTCCGGGCTACTTCATGGAGAACCTGCTGCAGTCGCTGCCGACGCTGGCGAGCGCGGGCTCGTTGTTCGTGCCCATCCCCCTGACGCGCGCGCTGCCCATGGTGGCGGTGGCGGACATCGCGCGCAAGGCAGCGGACGTGCTGCTGGACGCGGGCTGGAAGGGCTCTCGCATCATCGGCGTCCACGGCCCCGCGCACCTGTCGTACGCGGACGTGGCGCGCATCCTCACGGAGGTGTCCGGCAAGCCGGTGAGCGCCGTGCAGATCTCCATCGACGACTTCCGCAAGGCGATGATGGGGTACGGCCTGCCGGACTTCCTGGTGGGGCTGCTGGCGGAGATGTACCAGGCCGTGGGCGAGGGCCGGATGGACCCCGCCGAGCCCCGCAGCGCGGAGACCACCACGTCCACGACGCTGGCGCAGTGGGCGAAGGCGGTGCTGGTGCCCGCGGTGGAGCAGGCGCGCGCGGCGGCGTAG
- a CDS encoding zinc-ribbon domain-containing protein: protein MFIIYGSSAKQQELGERPALCRDCQRETTHRLQRHYSVVHVFWFPLFSVRTKYVLACSRCNLHSEVPEQSIGTVPTRPVLHRMGGLFPLGALLFCCVGFPVVGAVTSAVTGASSDGTEVQEERHGFDQRFHAQAEDVAVQEALQSVLEDAGHTSMSVTAASATVKDQGIRVITARSTHLKKVGNPDRVKLLELMQRTADQRFEKDEVFLGLQGKLLWGGYAHRPPGGTWRHVVKSTTTSPKAAAFEALLQLEAQQPSESPDALPTPVADDTAP, encoded by the coding sequence ATGTTCATCATCTACGGAAGCTCGGCGAAGCAGCAGGAGCTCGGGGAGCGCCCCGCCCTCTGCCGGGATTGCCAGCGGGAGACGACCCACCGACTCCAGCGGCACTACAGCGTCGTCCACGTCTTCTGGTTCCCGCTCTTCTCCGTGAGGACGAAGTACGTCCTCGCCTGCTCCCGCTGCAACCTGCACTCGGAGGTGCCGGAGCAGTCCATCGGCACGGTGCCGACGAGGCCCGTGCTGCACCGCATGGGAGGTCTCTTCCCTCTCGGCGCCCTGCTCTTCTGCTGCGTGGGCTTCCCCGTGGTCGGCGCGGTGACCTCCGCCGTCACGGGCGCCTCCTCGGATGGCACCGAGGTCCAGGAAGAGCGCCACGGCTTCGACCAGCGCTTCCACGCCCAGGCCGAGGACGTCGCCGTCCAGGAGGCGCTCCAGTCCGTGCTCGAGGATGCGGGCCACACGTCCATGTCCGTCACCGCCGCCTCCGCGACCGTGAAGGACCAGGGCATCCGGGTCATCACCGCGCGCTCCACCCACCTCAAGAAGGTGGGCAACCCGGACCGCGTGAAGCTCCTCGAGTTGATGCAGCGGACCGCCGATCAGCGCTTCGAGAAGGACGAGGTCTTCCTCGGGCTCCAGGGCAAGCTGCTCTGGGGCGGATACGCGCACCGTCCACCGGGCGGCACCTGGCGTCACGTCGTCAAAAGCACCACCACCAGCCCCAAGGCCGCGGCGTTCGAGGCACTCCTCCAGCTCGAAGCCCAGCAGCCCTCGGAGTCGCCGGACGCGCTCCCGACGCCCGTGGCGGACGACACGGCGCCCTAA
- a CDS encoding sigma-54-dependent transcriptional regulator — MSVRARVLVVDDHVEMGQMLQEPLADAGYTVDVASGGAEAIAQLRAAVYDAVICDLRMKDVDGFDVLEAARKLDPDLPVLMMTAFGGVENAVEAMKRGAWHYFAKPFRLDEVRLYVGRALEQRRMRAEHRTLKQQAEDRGRLGAMVGRSGAMRALYALVERVAWSSAPVLVRGESGSGKELVARALHFEGTRRAGPFVAVNCTALPHALLESELFGHVKGAFSGATSARRGLFVEADGGTLFLDEIGDMAPELQARLLRVLAEGEVRAVGADGSRTVDVRVVAATHQDLEARVKEGRFRADLFYRLNVVTLRAPPLRERPEDIPALAEHFLEQARARNPRSPVERFAQESLAALCSLRWPGNVRELENLVERLVVLGTRDVVDLEQLRPHLADGGPEPHPLLEAQREVIPLRKLESEYISWAVARCGGNKTRAAELLGIDVSTIHRRERSEGK; from the coding sequence ATGTCGGTTAGAGCCCGGGTCCTCGTCGTCGATGACCACGTCGAGATGGGACAGATGCTGCAGGAGCCGCTGGCGGACGCAGGCTACACGGTGGACGTGGCGTCCGGTGGCGCGGAGGCCATCGCCCAGCTGCGCGCCGCCGTGTACGACGCGGTCATCTGCGACTTGCGCATGAAGGACGTGGACGGCTTCGACGTGCTGGAGGCCGCGCGCAAGTTGGACCCGGACCTGCCCGTGCTGATGATGACGGCCTTCGGCGGCGTGGAGAACGCCGTGGAGGCGATGAAGCGCGGCGCGTGGCACTACTTCGCCAAGCCCTTCCGCCTGGACGAGGTGCGGCTGTACGTGGGCCGGGCGCTGGAGCAGCGGCGCATGCGCGCCGAGCACCGCACGCTCAAGCAGCAGGCGGAGGACCGGGGCCGGCTGGGCGCCATGGTGGGCCGCAGCGGCGCGATGCGGGCCCTGTACGCGCTGGTGGAGCGCGTGGCCTGGTCCAGCGCGCCGGTGCTGGTGCGGGGTGAGAGCGGCAGCGGCAAGGAGCTGGTGGCCAGGGCGCTGCACTTCGAGGGCACCCGCCGCGCGGGCCCCTTCGTCGCCGTCAACTGCACCGCCCTGCCCCACGCCCTGCTGGAGAGCGAGCTCTTCGGACACGTGAAGGGCGCCTTCTCCGGCGCGACGAGCGCGCGCAGGGGCCTCTTCGTGGAAGCGGACGGGGGGACGCTGTTCCTGGATGAAATCGGGGACATGGCGCCGGAGCTCCAGGCGCGGCTGTTGCGCGTGCTGGCGGAGGGCGAGGTGCGGGCGGTGGGCGCGGACGGCTCGCGCACGGTGGACGTGCGGGTGGTGGCCGCGACGCATCAGGATTTGGAGGCCCGGGTGAAGGAGGGCCGCTTCCGCGCGGACCTGTTCTACCGGCTCAACGTGGTGACGCTGCGGGCTCCGCCGTTGAGGGAGCGGCCCGAGGACATCCCCGCCCTGGCCGAGCACTTCCTGGAGCAGGCCCGGGCTCGAAACCCGCGCTCGCCCGTGGAGCGCTTCGCCCAGGAGTCCCTCGCGGCGCTGTGCTCGCTGCGCTGGCCGGGCAACGTGCGCGAGCTGGAGAACCTGGTGGAGCGGCTGGTGGTGCTGGGGACCCGGGACGTGGTGGACCTGGAGCAGTTGCGGCCGCACCTGGCGGATGGGGGGCCGGAGCCACACCCGCTCCTGGAGGCCCAACGCGAGGTCATCCCCTTGCGCAAACTGGAGAGCGAGTACATCTCTTGGGCCGTCGCGCGCTGTGGCGGGAACAAGACACGGGCGGCGGAGCTGCTCGGAATCGACGTCTCCACGATTCACCGGCGCGAGCGTTCAGAGGGCAAATAG
- the gspC gene encoding type II secretion system protein GspC: MRHWFERHSWWLHGAFILTVAFLLSRIVHVFTEFHLSAPVPGWEASSARAIRIAPVSARAPLSEDSLSRLLGVKLGARGKLEDVEGPPHSARRARLVGTLTSREAHWSLASVEDLDSQRVRSLRVGDVIQDSEVVAIERERVIVAVQGRREVIDRGGPSGVVSPMPRPASPADADIRRVGEHRYEVPGRYLELDRWTGGSTLSDARMVPAFKDGKAQGFKVLSIKKGSLYEKLGLQSGDVIQRINGVTLDSLEKAMETYMLLKNQRHLEIEIERGGRTLRQAYNVQP; the protein is encoded by the coding sequence ATGAGACATTGGTTCGAGCGGCACTCGTGGTGGTTGCATGGCGCGTTCATCCTCACGGTTGCGTTCCTGCTGTCGCGCATCGTCCACGTCTTCACCGAGTTTCATCTCAGCGCACCTGTTCCTGGATGGGAGGCATCGAGCGCGAGGGCCATCCGGATTGCTCCAGTCTCAGCACGCGCACCGCTGAGTGAGGACTCGCTGTCGAGGCTGCTGGGTGTGAAGCTGGGGGCGCGCGGCAAACTAGAGGACGTGGAAGGCCCGCCCCACAGTGCACGGCGCGCGAGGTTGGTGGGGACGCTGACGTCGCGCGAGGCGCACTGGTCGCTCGCGTCGGTGGAGGACCTGGACAGTCAAAGGGTGCGCAGCCTGCGCGTGGGAGACGTGATTCAGGACTCGGAGGTCGTCGCCATCGAGCGTGAGCGTGTCATCGTCGCGGTCCAGGGGCGTCGCGAGGTCATCGACCGGGGAGGTCCGTCGGGCGTCGTTTCTCCGATGCCGCGTCCGGCCTCGCCTGCTGACGCGGACATCCGGCGCGTGGGTGAGCACCGCTACGAAGTCCCCGGCAGGTACTTGGAACTCGACCGCTGGACGGGCGGCTCGACGCTCTCGGATGCGCGGATGGTGCCGGCGTTCAAGGACGGGAAGGCGCAGGGCTTCAAGGTCCTCTCCATCAAGAAGGGCTCGCTCTACGAGAAGCTCGGCCTCCAGAGCGGGGACGTCATCCAGCGCATCAACGGCGTGACGCTCGACTCCCTCGAGAAGGCCATGGAGACGTACATGCTGCTCAAGAACCAGCGACATCTGGAGATTGAAATCGAGCGGGGTGGACGGACGCTGCGCCAAGCCTACAACGTGCAGCCGTGA